A part of Liolophura sinensis isolate JHLJ2023 chromosome 1, CUHK_Ljap_v2, whole genome shotgun sequence genomic DNA contains:
- the LOC135462782 gene encoding uncharacterized protein LOC135462782 has product MESVNDYDYLVEDFLDLSSILNAVNCEDNCSEQSGSICSPYTSPTPSHSSSCRSSTETCPWTSLQDEFRQLLFKDISSPLNALDHIRITERNDFFTNGIDRELDEFDLYQVRLRSSPQLYSRSVISDTRVQPSKDVPMRNTVCVFCKNNGETLSVYGSHLLKDSRGRVTCPVLRRYTCPICGTSGDTAHTVRYCPLNTKCFR; this is encoded by the coding sequence ATGGAATCCGTCAACGACTACGATTACCTTGTTGAGGACTTTCTCGACTTGTCCTCCATCCTGAACGCGGTTAACTGTGAAGATAACTGTAGTGAGCAGAGCGGGTCTATCTGCTCCCCGTACACCAGCCCGACCCCCAGTCACTCCTCCAGCTGCAGATCCAGCACAGAAACATGTCCCTGGACATCTCTCCAAGACGAGTTCCGTCAGTTGCTCTTCAAAGACATCAGTAGTCCACTCAACGCCCTAGACCACATCCGCATCACAGAGCGAAATGATTTCTTCACAAATGGCATCGACAGGGAACTGGACGAGTTTGATCTTTATCAGGTCAGATTGCGATCTTCTCCCCAGCTCTACTCCAGATCTGTTATCTCAGATACACGAGTTCAGCCCAGCAAAGATGTCCCAATGAGAAACACGGTGTGTGTGTTCTGTAAGAACAACGGAGAAACTTTATCTGTATATGGTTCTCATCTTCTGAAGGACTCGAGGGGACGAGTGACGTGCCCTGTTTTGCGAAGGTACACCTGTCCTATATGTGGTACGTCTGGAGATACAGCCCATACCGTGAGATACTGTCCCCTGAACACCAAGTGCTTTAGATAA
- the LOC135462790 gene encoding nanos homolog 1-like yields the protein MDNVPKYNLFGQTSPVDFTAIFGSARTDRLQKPVTSSVSGQPRAIVGSSSFFSPMYQPPASVWQNLVDDISSSRQSEYTSPPRMNRHGAGSTPAPVTFPQTRYNASLPGTSTPTPHDQSPSLTGTPSRRSTLSSPPVKFPHATISVCVFCKTNGERLSQYGSHVLKDSSGRVTCPVLRRYKCPICGASGDAAHTVKYCPLNTQTL from the coding sequence ATGGACAACGTTCCGAAATATAACCTGTTTGGACAAACTAGCCCGGTAGACTTCACCGCCATATTTGGATCGGCTAGAACGGATCGATTACagaaaccagtgacgtcatctgTCTCCGGACAACCACGAGCTATCGTCGGCTCATCCAGTTTCTTCAGTCCAATGTACCAACCTCCTGCCAGTGTTTGGCAAAACCTAGTAGATGACATCTCCTCGTCTCGCCAGTCGGAGTACACGAGTCCCCCAAGAATGAACCGTCATGGTGCGGGTTCGACACCAGCTCCCGTCACTTTTCCCCAGACACGGTATAACGCTTCACTGCCAGGAACGTCCACACCGACACCTCATGACCAGTCTCCCAGCCTAACAGGAACGCCCTCCAGAAGATCTACTCTATCGTCTCCACCAGTCAAGTTTCCTCACGCCACCATATCCGTTTGTGTTTTCTGCAAGACGAACGGCGAACGTCTTTCCCAGTACGGCTCTCATGTGCTGAAGGATTCTAGCGGAAGAGTTACCTGCCCTGTTTTGAGGCGTTACAAATGTCCGATATGTGGCGCTTCAGGGGATGCGGCACATACCGTCAAGTATTGTCCGCTCAACACACAAACTCTCTGA